In one Flavobacteriales bacterium genomic region, the following are encoded:
- a CDS encoding 2-oxoacid:acceptor oxidoreductase subunit alpha yields the protein MPTGTQQAKAVEERRNVVILFAGDSGDGIQLTGAQFTDSSALFGNDVSTFPNFPAEIRAPQGTLAGVSGFQLHFGSVEVFTPGDQCDVLVVMNAAALKANLNKLKPGGIIIANSDGFDKKNLRLAGYIDEADPLTDGTLAQYVLHSVDVTKMTRAALEGLTLGMKEKDRCKNMFVLGFINWMFNRGMESSERFLQQKFARKPDLLEANLRALKAGYHFGDTSETFTTRFEVKPAPMPKGTYRSITGNQGVALGLVAGAQKAKLGLFYGSYPITPASDILHELSRHKNFGVVTFQAEDEIAAIASAIGASYGGALGVTASSGPGVALKTEAMGLAFMLELPLVIVNVQRGGPSTGLPTKTEQADLWQAVHGRNGEAPIPVIAASTPIDCFDMAFEAVQIALEHMTPVILLTDGYIANGAEPWRFPQSGDLPEIAPPFIKAPNDGERFLPYLRDERGVRPWALPGQPALQHRIGGIEKQDKTGNISYEPRNHELMVRLRAEKVARIADRFKPIRLDSGPPEGDVLIVGWGSTYGAIRTAALELQAEGRSVAHVHLRHLFPFNKGLGPLLKKYKQVLVPEMNSGQLRQLLRAEFLVDAQGLNKIQGLPFTSAEIKEAVLNLLRK from the coding sequence ATGCCTACAGGAACGCAGCAGGCCAAGGCCGTCGAGGAACGGCGGAACGTGGTCATCCTCTTCGCCGGCGACAGCGGCGACGGCATCCAGCTCACCGGCGCGCAGTTCACGGACAGCAGTGCGCTCTTCGGCAATGATGTCAGCACCTTCCCGAATTTCCCGGCCGAGATCCGGGCGCCGCAGGGCACCCTCGCCGGCGTGAGCGGCTTCCAGCTCCACTTCGGCAGCGTGGAGGTCTTCACTCCCGGCGACCAGTGCGACGTTCTGGTGGTGATGAACGCCGCGGCGCTCAAGGCGAACCTCAACAAGCTGAAGCCTGGCGGCATCATCATCGCCAATAGCGATGGCTTCGACAAGAAGAACCTGCGCCTCGCGGGCTACATCGACGAGGCCGACCCGCTCACCGACGGCACCTTGGCGCAGTACGTGCTCCACAGCGTGGATGTCACCAAGATGACGCGTGCCGCCCTCGAGGGCCTCACCCTCGGCATGAAGGAGAAGGACCGCTGCAAGAACATGTTCGTGCTCGGCTTCATCAACTGGATGTTCAACCGGGGGATGGAGAGCAGCGAGCGCTTCCTGCAGCAGAAGTTCGCCAGGAAGCCGGACCTGCTCGAGGCCAACCTGCGCGCGCTCAAGGCCGGTTACCATTTCGGGGATACCAGCGAGACCTTCACCACGCGCTTCGAGGTGAAGCCCGCGCCGATGCCCAAGGGCACATACCGCAGCATCACCGGTAACCAGGGCGTGGCGCTGGGCCTGGTGGCGGGCGCGCAGAAGGCGAAGCTGGGCCTCTTCTATGGCAGCTACCCCATCACGCCGGCCAGCGACATCCTGCACGAGCTCTCGCGCCACAAGAACTTCGGGGTGGTCACCTTCCAGGCAGAGGATGAGATCGCCGCCATCGCTTCGGCCATCGGTGCCAGCTATGGCGGGGCGCTGGGCGTGACGGCCAGCAGTGGCCCCGGGGTCGCGCTGAAGACGGAGGCCATGGGACTCGCGTTCATGCTCGAGCTGCCCCTGGTGATCGTGAACGTGCAGCGCGGCGGCCCCAGCACGGGCCTGCCCACCAAGACCGAGCAGGCCGACCTCTGGCAGGCGGTGCATGGCCGCAACGGCGAAGCGCCCATCCCCGTGATCGCGGCCAGCACGCCCATCGACTGCTTCGATATGGCCTTCGAGGCGGTGCAGATCGCACTGGAGCACATGACGCCCGTGATCCTGCTCACCGACGGCTACATCGCCAACGGCGCGGAGCCCTGGCGCTTCCCGCAGTCGGGCGATCTGCCGGAGATCGCCCCGCCCTTCATCAAGGCACCGAACGATGGCGAGCGGTTCCTGCCTTACTTGCGCGACGAGCGCGGCGTGCGCCCATGGGCGCTTCCCGGACAGCCGGCGCTCCAGCACCGCATCGGCGGCATCGAGAAGCAGGACAAGACCGGCAACATCAGCTACGAGCCGAGGAACCATGAATTGATGGTGCGCCTGCGCGCCGAGAAGGTCGCGCGGATAGCCGACCGCTTCAAGCCCATCCGGTTGGACAGCGGCCCCCCCGAAGGTGATGTCCTCATCGTGGGCTGGGGCAGCACGTACGGCGCGATTCGGACAGCCGCGCTCGAGTTGCAGGCCGAGGGCCGCAGCGTGGCGCACGTGCACCTGCGCCACCTCTTCCCCTTCAACAAAGGTCTGGGGCCGCTGCTGAAGAAGTACAAGCAGGTGCTGGTTCCCGAGATGAACAGCGGCCAGCTGCGACAGCTGCTCCGCGCGGAATTCCTCGTGGATGCACAAGGCCTTAACAAGATCCAAGGTTTGCCTTTCACCAGCGCGGAGATCAAAGAGGCCGTGCTAAACCTGCTGAGGAAATGA